A genomic window from Flavobacterium hankyongi includes:
- the sprA gene encoding cell surface protein SprA, with the protein MKQLTIYFPNIFSKNSLAVLFLFVFTASFSQVNQDTVKGYNTGVMDMPNPSSILEAYEYDPVSDRYIYTKTFDGFNIDYPIVLTPEQYQKLIQKEAVRNYFQKKSDAVDGKKAASKDGKKDLLPRYYINSSFFESIFGSNTIDVKPTGTVEIDFGVRHSKQDNPAFSPRNRRTTTFDFDQRISLSLLGQVGTRLKVNANYDTESTFAFQNLIKLEYTPTEDDILQKIEIGNVSMPLNSTLIRGAQSLFGVKMQLQFGRTTVTGVFSEQKSQTKTVTSQGGGLIQDFSLFGLEYDSDRHFFLSQYFRNRYDESLEKYPIIDSRVQITRMEVWVTNRQNRINTSPEGNNLRNIVALQDLGESRSATVPDSQMIGIDLALNPTFVPGTVPFDAPADNKNNGFDPAKIISGGGNLNPSIREVATAGQGFTGLATAPAEGNDYSKLENARKLSPNEYTYHPQLGYLSLNQRLANDEVLAVAYQYTIADQVYQVGEFGNDGVDATNVNAGVPTTQALILKMLKGNLTNVNKPVWNLMMKNIYQIPGAYQLSSEDFKLNILYTDPSPLNYISPVAGTPFPSNPTVENEVESTPLLRVFNLDRLNPTNDPQNRGDGFFDFLPGLTVDTQNARIIFTTVEPFGKLLFEKLKNPSSLENYDDVNTYNANQKKYVFTNLYKKTQALALQDSDKNKFQLRGKFKSSGGEGISLGSANVPQGSVVVTAGGRVLQEGVDYTVNYQAGRVQILDPSLQASGIPIEVSVENNSVFGQQTRRFMGVNIEHKFSDKFQIGGTFLKMTERPFTQKTNYGQESVNNMIYGANVNYSTEVPLFTRLVNKLPNIDTDVPSNLSFRGEFAILKPGTPKIDKFEGESTVYVDDFEGSQSTIDMKSPFAWTLSSAPKGFGGELPEDDLSYGYKRGKLSWYTIDPLFYTNQRPTGLNDNDFSRHDSRRVYISELYPNTNIAAGQTTVVTTLDLTYYPNERGPYNFNPAAVNNTLPNPQDNFGGIMRPINSTNFEQSNVEYIQFWVLDPYHGTASDANPANTGKLTFNLGEISEDILKDGRKLYENGLPAGGSNPNVVNTNWGKVPAAQSLIYAFDTDEANRTQQDLGLNGLNDAEEAAEYPAFAGDSDPAQDNYEYFLSASGPITDRYKKYNGLEGNSPVNVSDSNRGSSTTPDVEDINRDNTMNTIEAYYKFSVDIKPNMTVADKYVTNVLDTQVTLDNGNTTQARWIQFKIPILEIDPTINVEGPISDFRSIRFMRMFMSGFSEKITVRLGSLDLVRGEWRRMNASLDNNDPDPTDDDTGFDITAVNLEENAARQPVNYVMPPGVNREQLYNNNSVINQNEQSLSLRVYDKDSPLSGSGGLEVGDSRAAFKNVSVDMRQYNKLKMFLHAESLASYSSSDLQDKQMSAFIRFGNDFTENYYQVEVPLKVTQHGANAPESVWPEENELDINTALLTALKVKKIQGELVPNPVTGYLEINAQDLDPGAKEGMRIGIKGNPNFGFVRTLMVGVKNTNAAANTPVRGEVWFNELRLADVDNKGGKAAIASLDTNLADFMTLSATGRMNTIGFGGIEESPNERSREEAQQYDIVTNVNLGKLLPKKWGINLPFNYAVGEEIITPEYDPLYQDVKLKQLLDVTSDEAKKDEIKNRAEDFTKRTSINFIGVKKDRAPEQKQHFYDPENLTLSYSFNELHHRDFEVEALLDQQVKTSADYAYTFKPKNIEPFKKNQFLKKSAYWKMLSDFNFNFLPNTINFSSTILRQFNKQQFRLVDDVQGIPISPLYKRNFMFNYNYGFNFNLTKSLRLNYTAATGNIVRNYFDEENNPRADFSIWDDYWNIGTPNQHNQQLTVNYELPINKIPILSFIKSDYTYTGDYSWTRASIQAQDFNGYNLGNTIQNANSHKLNTSFNMSSLYKYIGLVKRSERTPKQKQPATPLAAPKPGEKVVAKPKAKVAQPNIWVDGLIGLATSIKNVQINYNETNGTMLPGYLPSIGFLGSSRPSMGFVLGMQDDNVRFDAARKGWLTNYPEFNQNYTEISNKQITATANLEPFPDLKIDLTGDRTKASNFSEQFDAVNNEYTSHSPYNTGNFSISTVMIGTSFSNSDEVSSSAFQAFRDNRIIIANRLAAQRGIDITNPANLDADGFPKGYGKNSQSVLLPAFLATYTSDFRNAPDVSLSPFRSFPIPNWNVKYTGLMRYKFFKDKFKRFSLQHAYKAAYTLNSYRSNFEYDKNPNALDAGGNYQNKILISNANLTEQFSPLIRMDFELKSSIKVLAEMKKDRTLSMSFDNNLMTELKGVEYIVGLGYRIKDVKIRSRLAENALGLIKSDINIRGDISLRNNKTIVRNLDYDNNQLGGGQKIISGKLTADYSFSKNLTTLFFFDYSFSKTVISTSFPITNIRSGFTLRYNFGN; encoded by the coding sequence TTGAAACAATTAACTATATATTTTCCGAATATTTTTTCTAAAAACAGTCTTGCTGTACTGTTTTTATTTGTTTTTACTGCCTCTTTTTCACAAGTTAACCAAGATACTGTAAAAGGCTACAATACAGGTGTAATGGATATGCCTAATCCTTCAAGTATTCTTGAAGCATATGAGTATGATCCAGTAAGTGATAGGTATATTTACACTAAGACTTTTGATGGATTTAATATTGATTATCCAATTGTTTTAACTCCAGAACAGTATCAAAAACTAATTCAAAAAGAAGCTGTACGTAATTATTTTCAAAAAAAGTCTGATGCTGTAGATGGTAAAAAAGCAGCAAGTAAAGATGGTAAAAAAGATTTATTACCTAGGTACTATATCAACTCAAGTTTTTTTGAATCTATTTTTGGAAGTAATACAATCGATGTAAAACCAACGGGAACTGTTGAGATTGATTTTGGAGTAAGACATTCAAAGCAAGATAATCCTGCTTTCTCTCCACGAAATAGAAGAACAACAACTTTCGATTTTGATCAAAGAATTAGTTTAAGCTTATTAGGGCAAGTTGGAACAAGATTAAAAGTTAATGCAAATTATGATACCGAATCTACATTCGCATTTCAAAATTTAATTAAACTTGAGTATACTCCTACTGAAGATGATATTCTTCAAAAAATTGAGATAGGAAATGTTAGTATGCCCCTTAATAGCACTTTAATTAGAGGAGCACAAAGTTTATTTGGAGTTAAGATGCAGTTGCAATTTGGAAGAACAACTGTAACAGGAGTCTTTTCTGAACAAAAATCACAAACAAAAACTGTTACATCGCAAGGTGGAGGATTAATTCAGGACTTTAGCTTGTTTGGATTAGAGTATGATTCAGATCGTCACTTTTTCCTATCACAGTATTTTAGAAATCGTTATGATGAGTCTTTAGAAAAGTACCCAATAATAGATTCTAGAGTCCAAATTACCAGAATGGAAGTTTGGGTAACAAACAGACAAAATAGAATTAATACTTCTCCAGAAGGCAATAATTTAAGAAATATTGTTGCCCTTCAGGATTTAGGAGAGTCAAGATCAGCTACAGTGCCAGATTCACAAATGATTGGGATTGATTTAGCGTTGAATCCAACTTTTGTTCCAGGAACAGTACCATTTGATGCTCCAGCAGATAATAAAAATAATGGTTTTGATCCAGCCAAAATTATTTCAGGAGGAGGTAATTTAAACCCTAGTATTAGAGAGGTTGCAACTGCTGGACAAGGTTTTACTGGTTTAGCAACCGCCCCTGCTGAAGGGAATGATTATTCCAAATTAGAGAATGCTCGTAAGTTATCACCTAACGAATATACCTACCATCCACAATTAGGTTATTTATCACTTAATCAAAGATTAGCAAATGACGAGGTCTTAGCAGTAGCATATCAATATACCATTGCAGATCAGGTTTATCAAGTTGGGGAATTTGGTAATGATGGAGTAGACGCAACTAATGTTAATGCAGGAGTACCAACAACTCAGGCATTGATTTTAAAAATGCTAAAAGGAAATCTAACCAATGTGAATAAACCTGTTTGGAATTTGATGATGAAAAATATTTACCAAATTCCTGGAGCGTATCAATTGTCTTCAGAAGATTTTAAATTGAACATTTTATATACTGATCCATCTCCATTAAATTACATTTCACCTGTAGCAGGAACTCCTTTCCCTTCGAATCCAACTGTTGAAAATGAAGTAGAAAGTACTCCTCTGTTAAGAGTTTTTAATTTAGACAGATTGAATCCAACAAATGATCCCCAAAATAGAGGGGATGGTTTCTTTGATTTTTTACCAGGATTAACGGTAGATACTCAAAATGCCAGAATTATCTTTACAACTGTAGAGCCTTTTGGTAAATTGTTATTTGAAAAATTAAAAAATCCAAGCTCACTAGAAAATTATGATGATGTAAATACATATAATGCAAATCAGAAAAAGTATGTGTTTACCAATTTATATAAAAAAACACAGGCCTTAGCACTTCAAGATAGTGATAAAAATAAATTCCAGCTTAGAGGTAAATTTAAATCATCTGGAGGTGAAGGAATTTCATTAGGGTCTGCTAATGTGCCTCAAGGTTCAGTTGTGGTTACTGCAGGAGGTAGGGTGCTACAGGAAGGGGTAGATTATACAGTCAACTATCAAGCGGGTAGAGTTCAAATTTTAGATCCTTCATTGCAGGCGTCTGGCATCCCAATCGAAGTTTCAGTTGAGAACAATTCAGTTTTTGGCCAGCAGACTAGACGTTTCATGGGTGTTAATATTGAACATAAATTTTCAGACAAGTTTCAAATTGGAGGTACATTCTTAAAAATGACCGAAAGACCATTTACTCAAAAAACGAATTATGGTCAGGAATCTGTGAACAACATGATATATGGAGCTAATGTGAATTATTCTACAGAAGTGCCTTTGTTTACAAGATTAGTAAATAAATTACCAAACATAGATACAGATGTTCCTTCTAATTTATCTTTTAGAGGTGAATTTGCCATACTGAAGCCTGGTACACCAAAAATTGACAAATTTGAAGGTGAGTCAACTGTTTATGTTGATGATTTTGAAGGTTCACAATCAACAATCGATATGAAATCACCTTTTGCTTGGACACTATCTAGTGCACCAAAAGGATTTGGAGGTGAACTTCCTGAAGATGATTTATCGTATGGTTATAAAAGAGGTAAGTTGTCTTGGTATACGATAGATCCTCTTTTCTACACAAACCAAAGACCGACAGGGCTTAATGATAATGATTTTTCGCGTCATGATTCACGTAGAGTTTATATAAGCGAATTATATCCTAATACAAACATTGCGGCAGGTCAAACTACAGTTGTAACCACATTGGATTTGACTTATTATCCTAATGAAAGAGGGCCTTACAACTTTAACCCAGCCGCAGTAAATAATACTTTGCCAAATCCACAAGATAATTTTGGTGGAATCATGCGACCTATTAATTCAACAAATTTTGAACAATCCAATGTTGAGTATATACAGTTTTGGGTTCTAGATCCATATCATGGGACTGCATCTGATGCTAATCCTGCAAACACGGGAAAACTTACATTTAACTTAGGAGAGATATCAGAGGATATTTTAAAAGATGGAAGGAAATTGTATGAAAACGGACTTCCGGCTGGGGGATCAAATCCTAATGTAGTAAATACAAATTGGGGTAAAGTACCAGCAGCTCAGTCATTAATTTATGCTTTTGATACTGATGAAGCTAATAGAACACAACAAGATTTAGGTTTAAATGGTTTGAATGATGCAGAAGAAGCTGCTGAATATCCAGCTTTTGCTGGAGATTCGGATCCTGCTCAGGATAATTATGAGTATTTTTTAAGTGCTTCGGGACCTATTACAGATAGATATAAAAAATACAACGGACTTGAAGGGAATTCACCTGTAAATGTGTCGGATAGTAATAGAGGTTCGTCAACAACGCCAGATGTTGAAGATATTAATAGAGATAATACGATGAATACCATCGAAGCGTATTATAAGTTCTCAGTAGATATTAAGCCCAATATGACTGTTGCTGATAAATATGTTACCAATGTGTTAGATACTCAAGTTACTTTAGACAATGGGAATACTACACAGGCGAGATGGATTCAATTTAAAATTCCAATTCTTGAAATAGACCCAACAATAAATGTTGAGGGACCTATTTCTGATTTTAGATCTATCCGCTTTATGAGAATGTTTATGTCTGGCTTTTCAGAAAAAATAACAGTTCGTTTAGGGTCATTAGATTTGGTGCGTGGAGAATGGAGAAGGATGAATGCGTCTTTAGATAATAACGATCCAGACCCTACTGATGACGATACAGGATTTGATATTACAGCGGTTAATTTAGAAGAAAATGCAGCACGACAACCTGTCAATTATGTAATGCCTCCTGGAGTGAATCGTGAGCAATTATATAATAATAATTCTGTTATTAATCAAAATGAACAGTCATTGTCTTTGAGAGTGTATGATAAAGATTCTCCTTTGTCTGGTTCAGGTGGTCTTGAGGTTGGAGATTCGCGTGCTGCATTTAAAAATGTGAGTGTAGACATGCGTCAGTATAATAAGCTTAAAATGTTTTTACATGCTGAATCGTTAGCGAGTTATTCATCTTCTGATTTACAGGATAAACAAATGTCTGCTTTTATCAGATTTGGTAATGATTTTACTGAAAATTATTATCAGGTTGAAGTGCCATTAAAAGTTACTCAACATGGAGCAAATGCACCAGAGAGTGTTTGGCCTGAAGAAAATGAACTTGATATTAATACAGCTCTTTTAACGGCACTTAAGGTTAAGAAAATTCAAGGGGAGTTGGTTCCTAATCCAGTGACTGGCTATTTAGAGATAAACGCTCAAGATTTAGATCCTGGAGCGAAAGAAGGTATGAGAATTGGTATTAAAGGAAATCCTAACTTTGGATTTGTTAGAACTTTAATGGTGGGTGTAAAAAACACTAATGCAGCAGCTAATACCCCTGTAAGAGGAGAGGTGTGGTTTAATGAACTTCGTTTGGCAGATGTTGATAATAAAGGTGGAAAAGCAGCAATTGCAAGTTTAGATACAAACTTGGCCGATTTTATGACACTTTCAGCAACGGGAAGAATGAATACAATTGGTTTTGGAGGAATAGAAGAAAGTCCAAATGAAAGAAGTCGTGAAGAAGCACAACAATATGATATTGTTACTAATGTAAACTTAGGAAAACTGTTGCCTAAAAAATGGGGAATCAATTTACCATTTAATTACGCAGTTGGAGAAGAAATTATTACACCAGAGTATGATCCGCTTTATCAAGATGTTAAATTGAAACAATTATTAGATGTTACTAGTGACGAAGCTAAAAAAGATGAAATCAAAAATAGAGCCGAAGATTTTACTAAAAGAACAAGTATAAACTTTATAGGCGTCAAGAAAGATAGAGCTCCAGAGCAAAAACAGCATTTTTACGACCCTGAAAACTTAACACTATCTTATTCTTTTAATGAATTGCATCATAGAGATTTCGAAGTTGAAGCATTGTTGGATCAACAAGTAAAAACTTCTGCAGATTATGCTTATACATTTAAACCTAAAAATATCGAACCATTCAAGAAAAATCAATTCTTGAAAAAAAGTGCTTATTGGAAAATGTTGAGTGATTTTAACTTTAACTTTTTGCCTAATACGATAAATTTTAGCTCAACGATTTTACGTCAGTTTAACAAACAACAATTCCGTTTAGTTGATGATGTGCAAGGAATTCCAATTAGTCCACTTTATAAAAGAAACTTCATGTTTAATTATAATTATGGATTTAATTTTAATCTTACAAAATCACTTCGTTTAAATTATACTGCTGCAACTGGAAATATAGTACGCAACTATTTTGATGAAGAGAATAATCCTAGAGCTGATTTTTCTATTTGGGATGATTACTGGAACATAGGAACACCTAATCAACACAATCAACAGCTTACAGTAAATTATGAATTGCCAATAAATAAAATACCAATACTGTCATTCATTAAATCTGATTATACCTATACAGGAGATTATTCTTGGACTCGAGCTTCAATTCAGGCACAAGATTTCAATGGATATAATTTAGGTAACACAATTCAAAATGCCAATTCGCACAAATTGAATACTTCTTTTAATATGTCTAGTTTATATAAATATATAGGATTGGTTAAAAGAAGTGAAAGAACTCCAAAACAGAAGCAACCAGCTACACCTTTAGCTGCTCCTAAACCGGGTGAAAAAGTGGTGGCAAAGCCTAAAGCAAAAGTAGCTCAACCTAATATTTGGGTTGATGGGTTAATTGGTTTAGCAACTAGTATTAAGAATGTACAAATCAACTACAACGAAACGAACGGAACAATGCTTCCGGGGTATTTACCATCAATAGGTTTCTTGGGTTCTTCAAGACCATCAATGGGATTTGTTTTAGGTATGCAAGATGATAATGTTCGTTTTGATGCAGCACGTAAAGGATGGTTGACTAATTATCCTGAGTTTAATCAGAACTACACAGAAATTAGTAATAAACAAATTACAGCAACAGCAAATTTAGAGCCGTTCCCTGATTTGAAAATTGATTTAACAGGCGATAGGACTAAAGCATCAAATTTCTCTGAACAGTTTGATGCCGTTAATAATGAGTACACATCACATTCTCCTTATAATACTGGGAATTTCTCTATTTCAACAGTGATGATTGGAACTTCTTTTAGTAATAGTGATGAGGTTTCTTCATCTGCATTCCAGGCTTTTAGGGATAATAGAATTATTATTGCTAATAGATTGGCTGCCCAAAGAGGTATTGATATCACTAATCCTGCTAACTTGGATGCTGATGGATTTCCTAAAGGGTATGGTAAAAATAGTCAGTCAGTATTGTTGCCAGCATTTTTAGCAACTTATACCAGTGACTTTAGAAACGCACCAGACGTATCATTATCGCCATTTAGAAGTTTTCCAATTCCTAACTGGAATGTAAAATATACTGGATTGATGAGGTACAAATTCTTTAAGGATAAATTTAAACGTTTCTCATTGCAACATGCTTATAAAGCAGCGTATACATTAAACTCGTATCGTTCTAATTTTGAATATGATAAAAACCCTAATGCGTTAGATGCTGGGGGGAATTATCAGAACAAAATTTTAATTTCAAATGCTAACTTAACAGAGCAATTTAGTCCACTAATACGTATGGACTTTGAGTTAAAAAGCTCAATTAAGGTTCTTGCTGAAATGAAAAAAGACAGGACTTTATCGATGAGTTTTGACAATAATTTAATGACTGAACTTAAAGGCGTAGAGTATATTGTTGGTTTGGGTTACAGAATTAAAGATGTAAAAATTAGATCTAGATTAGCTGAAAATGCATTAGGATTAATCAAGAGTGATATTAACATCCGCGGTGATATTTCATTAAGAAACAACAAAACAATTGTTAGAAACCTTGACTATGACAATAACCAATTAGGAGGAGGTCAAAAAATTATTTCTGGAAAGCTTACGGCAGATTATTCGTTTAGTAAAAATTTAACCACATTATTCTTTTTTGATTATTCATTCTCTAAAACAGTTATTTCAACATCGTTCCCGATAACGAATATTCGTTCAGGATTTACGTTGCGTTATAATTTTGGAAATTAA
- the ruvA gene encoding Holliday junction branch migration protein RuvA, translated as MIAHIQGKLVEKSPTEVIIDCNGVGYQINISLHTFGLLPNTDQIKLYTHLLIKEDSHSLFGFVEKSEREIFKLLISVSGIGANIARTMLSSIEPKQIINAIASGDVATVQSIKGIGAKTAQRAILDLKDKVLKLYDIEEVSLVANNTNKDEALSALEVLGFVRKASEKIVDKIVANTPDASVETIIKQALKNL; from the coding sequence ATGATTGCACATATTCAGGGGAAATTAGTAGAGAAAAGCCCAACCGAAGTTATAATAGACTGTAATGGAGTGGGTTATCAAATTAATATTTCCCTACATACCTTTGGTTTATTGCCAAATACTGACCAAATAAAGCTGTATACTCATCTCTTAATTAAGGAAGATAGTCATTCACTTTTTGGTTTTGTTGAAAAATCTGAAAGAGAAATTTTTAAATTATTAATTTCTGTTTCAGGTATAGGCGCAAATATTGCACGAACCATGTTGTCGTCTATTGAACCAAAACAAATAATTAATGCGATTGCTTCAGGAGACGTTGCAACGGTTCAGTCTATTAAAGGTATTGGGGCAAAAACTGCTCAAAGAGCAATTTTGGACCTGAAAGACAAAGTGTTAAAGTTGTATGATATCGAAGAAGTTTCGCTTGTAGCAAACAATACAAACAAAGATGAGGCGTTATCTGCTTTAGAAGTTTTAGGATTTGTGAGAAAAGCATCTGAAAAGATAGTTGATAAAATCGTAGCCAATACTCCTGATGCATCAGTGGAAACAATTATTAAACAAGCGCTAAAAAACTTATAA
- a CDS encoding NADP-dependent malic enzyme: MADDKKRREALLYHAKPQPGKIKVVPTKKYATQRDLSLAYSPGVAEPCIEIFKDVEKVYKYTAKGNLVAVISNGTAVLGLGDIGPEASKPVMEGKALLFKIFSDIDVFDIEVDATDIDKFVDTVKAIAPTFGGINLEDIKAPESFEIERRLVEELNIPVMHDDQHGTAIISSAALLNALELADKKVEEIKLVVSGAGSAALACANLYVALGVKVENVLMFDVNGMLTNCREDLSDLQKRYAKSCDPKTLAEALVGADMFLGLSAGNILKPEMLLTMAKNPIVFAMANPVPEIDYNLAIATREDIIMATGRSDYPNQVNNVLGFPYIFRGALDVRATKINEAMKMAAVKALACLAKQSVPEQVNIAYGETKLNFGREYIIPKPFDPRLISEVAPAVAKAAMESGVAQNPITDWDKYKDELLERLGSDNKMVRLLTNRAKTNPKRIVFAEADHLDVLKAAQIVHEEGIGVPILLGNREIILELKEEIGFDAEVEILDPKTKEEDARRLRFAESYWEARRRRGITLLDAQKWMRERNYFAAMMVNEGEADALVTGYSRSYPATVKPMMELIGKAPGVTRIATTNMMMTPRGPMFLADTAINPNPSADDLAKIALMTAKTVRMFGMEPVIAMVSFSNFGSSNIESASKVREAVDYLHNYYPDLIVDGEIQTDFALNPDMLKSKFPFSKLAGHKVNTLVFPNLESANITYKMLKELYKVDSIGPIMLGMAKPVHIFQLGASVEEMVNMAAVAVVDAQEKEKKQKSHQK; this comes from the coding sequence ATGGCAGACGATAAAAAACGCAGAGAAGCTTTATTATATCACGCAAAACCACAACCAGGAAAAATCAAGGTTGTGCCTACAAAAAAATACGCAACGCAAAGAGATTTATCTTTGGCATATTCTCCTGGAGTTGCAGAGCCGTGTATCGAGATTTTTAAAGATGTCGAAAAGGTTTATAAATATACTGCAAAAGGCAATTTAGTTGCAGTTATTTCAAATGGAACTGCAGTGTTGGGTTTGGGAGATATAGGACCAGAGGCTTCAAAACCAGTAATGGAAGGGAAAGCTTTGTTGTTCAAAATATTTTCAGATATTGATGTTTTTGATATCGAAGTAGATGCTACAGATATTGATAAGTTTGTTGATACTGTAAAAGCTATTGCGCCAACTTTTGGAGGAATTAATCTTGAAGATATCAAAGCACCAGAGTCTTTTGAAATTGAAAGACGTTTGGTTGAAGAATTGAATATTCCTGTAATGCATGATGATCAACATGGAACTGCAATTATATCTTCGGCTGCTTTATTGAACGCATTAGAATTAGCTGATAAAAAAGTTGAAGAAATCAAATTAGTTGTTTCAGGTGCAGGTTCAGCAGCATTGGCTTGTGCTAATTTATATGTAGCATTAGGTGTTAAAGTAGAAAATGTTTTAATGTTTGATGTTAATGGTATGCTTACCAATTGCAGAGAAGACTTGTCTGATTTGCAAAAAAGATATGCTAAGTCTTGTGATCCAAAAACTTTAGCGGAAGCATTAGTTGGAGCAGATATGTTTTTAGGTCTTTCGGCTGGAAACATATTAAAGCCTGAAATGCTATTAACTATGGCAAAAAATCCTATAGTTTTTGCAATGGCAAATCCGGTTCCTGAGATTGATTACAATTTGGCTATAGCTACTCGTGAAGATATTATTATGGCTACTGGGCGTTCAGATTATCCTAATCAGGTAAACAATGTTTTGGGATTCCCATATATTTTTCGTGGTGCACTAGACGTTAGAGCAACAAAGATTAATGAAGCTATGAAAATGGCTGCTGTTAAAGCTTTGGCATGTTTAGCAAAACAATCCGTACCAGAACAAGTAAACATTGCTTATGGAGAAACTAAACTAAATTTTGGACGTGAGTATATTATCCCAAAACCATTTGATCCACGTCTAATTTCTGAGGTAGCACCAGCTGTAGCAAAAGCAGCAATGGAAAGTGGTGTTGCACAAAACCCAATCACCGATTGGGATAAATATAAAGATGAACTTCTAGAAAGATTAGGTTCTGATAATAAAATGGTTCGTTTGTTAACAAACAGGGCTAAAACTAATCCTAAGAGAATTGTTTTTGCAGAAGCGGATCATTTGGATGTTTTAAAAGCAGCTCAAATTGTTCATGAAGAAGGTATTGGTGTGCCTATTTTATTAGGAAATCGTGAAATTATTTTAGAGCTAAAAGAGGAAATTGGATTTGATGCTGAAGTTGAAATTTTAGACCCTAAAACTAAAGAAGAAGATGCAAGACGTTTGCGTTTTGCAGAATCATATTGGGAAGCTAGACGTCGAAGAGGAATAACATTATTAGATGCTCAAAAGTGGATGCGAGAACGCAATTATTTTGCAGCTATGATGGTAAATGAAGGTGAAGCAGATGCATTGGTAACTGGTTATTCAAGAAGTTATCCTGCAACAGTAAAACCTATGATGGAACTTATTGGGAAAGCTCCAGGTGTTACCCGAATCGCGACCACTAATATGATGATGACACCTCGTGGTCCTATGTTCTTGGCAGATACTGCAATTAATCCCAATCCGTCTGCAGATGACTTGGCTAAAATTGCCTTAATGACTGCTAAAACAGTTAGAATGTTTGGTATGGAACCTGTAATTGCAATGGTTTCGTTTTCTAATTTTGGGTCTTCAAATATTGAGAGCGCTTCAAAAGTAAGAGAGGCTGTAGATTATCTACATAATTATTATCCTGATTTAATTGTTGACGGAGAAATTCAAACTGACTTTGCTTTAAATCCAGACATGCTTAAAAGTAAGTTTCCTTTTTCTAAATTGGCAGGACATAAAGTTAATACTCTGGTATTTCCTAATCTAGAATCGGCAAATATAACGTATAAAATGCTTAAAGAATTATACAAAGTTGATTCAATTGGGCCAATTATGTTAGGCATGGCTAAGCCAGTTCATATTTTTCAATTAGGGGCTAGTGTAGAGGAAATGGTTAACATGGCTGCTGTTGCAGTTGTCGATGCGCAAGAAAAGGAAAAAAAGCAAAAAAGTCATCAAAAATAG